One genomic window of Clostridiaceae bacterium includes the following:
- a CDS encoding ADP-ribosyl-[dinitrogen reductase] hydrolase encodes MNKNNRILGGLFGVACGDALGGTLEFMSKYEIEREYGYLKDIIGGGCWDLEPGEVTDDTMMTIAVAEGILDNPDNPVEDIGKHFIKWYDSRPKDIGNIIRIALGEYKRSKDWTKAALYAHEATGGMSAGNGSLMRCLPVALYYDDIEKMLEITTSQSLLTHYDQKATDACQFYNLLAYHYLNYEKSKIAAIIEYIEQYPEYKQVFHLSKKELMPTGYVVDTLICALWCFINTSSFEDAVCEAANLGGDTDTIAAITGGLAGVFYGHEAIPAGWKEKILVRERLYSIAEKIIEVKNEGKDKEE; translated from the coding sequence GTGAACAAAAACAACCGTATCCTCGGGGGGCTTTTCGGAGTCGCATGCGGTGATGCTCTGGGCGGAACACTTGAGTTTATGTCAAAGTATGAAATTGAAAGGGAATATGGATACTTAAAAGATATTATCGGCGGAGGCTGCTGGGATTTAGAACCTGGAGAAGTGACTGATGATACAATGATGACTATTGCTGTGGCAGAAGGCATTCTGGATAACCCGGACAATCCTGTTGAAGATATCGGGAAACACTTCATAAAATGGTATGACAGCAGGCCTAAGGACATCGGCAACATTATCAGAATTGCTCTTGGTGAGTATAAACGAAGCAAAGACTGGACTAAAGCAGCCTTATATGCCCATGAAGCTACAGGGGGCATGAGTGCCGGAAATGGTTCTCTCATGAGATGTTTGCCGGTGGCATTATATTACGATGATATTGAAAAAATGCTTGAGATAACCACATCTCAAAGTCTTCTTACCCATTATGACCAGAAAGCAACGGATGCCTGCCAGTTTTATAATCTTTTAGCCTATCATTATCTAAATTATGAAAAATCAAAAATAGCTGCTATAATAGAATATATCGAACAATATCCCGAGTATAAGCAAGTGTTTCATTTGTCAAAAAAAGAATTAATGCCAACGGGATATGTGGTTGACACCTTGATATGTGCATTATGGTGTTTTATTAACACTTCTTCCTTTGAGGATGCTGTATGTGAAGCGGCTAACCTTGGAGGTGATACAGACACTATAGCCGCAATAACTGGCGGTTTGGCTGGAGTGTTTTATGGCCATGAAGCCATTCCGGCAGGATGGAAGGAAAAGATATTGGTAAGAGAAAGATTATACTCTATTGCAGAAAAGATAATAGAGGTGAAAAATGAAGGTAAAGATAAAGAAGAATAA
- a CDS encoding LysE family transporter codes for MALWGIFISAFLIGFSGAMMPGPMLGVTIDGSLKKGWTTGPLIVSGHGILELILIIIMTFGLKDFFSNPTVAGFIGLFGGAFLAWMGYGMLKSGINKTISLENQKTGNIQGKTLRLKNLVLTGILVSATNPYFILWWASTGMESIRQAYTLGLIGVIFFFMGHISSDFVWYTAVSTAFSKGKKLIDDRIYRWVIIALGVFIIAYSIYFIGSGWKMLQMQ; via the coding sequence ATGGCTTTGTGGGGAATTTTCATAAGTGCCTTCCTGATAGGTTTTTCAGGAGCAATGATGCCTGGGCCTATGCTGGGAGTTACAATTGACGGAAGTCTTAAGAAAGGATGGACAACAGGCCCTTTAATAGTATCAGGACATGGAATATTGGAACTCATACTAATTATCATTATGACCTTCGGACTGAAAGATTTCTTCTCTAATCCAACAGTCGCAGGATTTATCGGCTTGTTCGGTGGTGCTTTTCTTGCCTGGATGGGATACGGAATGTTGAAATCCGGAATTAATAAGACAATTTCTTTAGAAAATCAAAAAACAGGAAATATACAGGGAAAAACCTTAAGGCTGAAGAACCTGGTACTGACAGGAATACTTGTAAGCGCTACCAATCCATACTTTATTCTCTGGTGGGCGTCAACGGGGATGGAATCAATACGCCAGGCTTATACTTTAGGGTTGATAGGAGTCATCTTCTTTTTCATGGGACATATTTCATCCGACTTTGTCTGGTATACGGCAGTATCCACGGCATTTTCCAAGGGCAAAAAACTGATTGATGACAGAATATATCGCTGGGTTATTATAGCATTAGGCGTATTTATCATTGCATATTCAATATATTTCATAGGAAGCGGTTGGAAAATGCTGCAAATGCAATGA
- a CDS encoding GGDEF domain-containing protein, with amino-acid sequence MKKKKPFFRFHEILTKLREFLFLSIQDKYKREFDIETARVNLGRAKITSLCFLVVEIIMLAVFLSVKGKNFLRLPDRYYGIMYITMIIAMVFYLTLYIRLGKDVQKYCTNIQIAGTSFVIFILSWCAGISLLDQLTYNGQIIVYTVAVLAVAVTPFYKPFILLAAYTVTHALFIALMPLFQKSGGILFGNYVNSTIFIIISWVISYMRYRNRIEDFIKSKEIQEKNDELERLNKELEKLSYIDYLTGISNRTMFDIIVKEEWNRCKHQHEPFSLIILDIDFFKEYNDNYGHRAGDSCIKKIAEVLSNFAERSHFTVARYGGDEFAILLPYTDKEKAFSFAEDTRRDVEKLNIEHAYSSAADHVTISLGVNTIIPSDESSIEEFFDTADKALYKAKENDRNCIFMIN; translated from the coding sequence GTGAAGAAGAAAAAACCCTTTTTTAGATTTCATGAAATTCTGACTAAACTTAGAGAATTTTTATTTCTATCGATTCAAGATAAATATAAAAGGGAATTTGACATTGAAACTGCAAGAGTTAACTTAGGAAGGGCAAAGATTACATCATTATGTTTCCTGGTAGTGGAAATCATAATGCTTGCAGTTTTTTTATCAGTTAAAGGGAAGAATTTTCTCAGGCTGCCAGACAGATATTATGGAATCATGTACATAACAATGATTATTGCCATGGTATTCTATCTGACACTATATATAAGACTGGGGAAGGATGTACAAAAATACTGTACAAATATTCAAATTGCAGGTACATCATTTGTAATTTTCATATTATCATGGTGTGCAGGTATATCTTTGCTGGATCAGTTAACATACAATGGGCAGATCATTGTTTATACTGTAGCAGTGCTAGCAGTTGCAGTAACTCCCTTCTATAAGCCCTTTATTCTTTTAGCAGCCTATACGGTTACACATGCTCTATTTATTGCTCTGATGCCGCTTTTTCAGAAATCCGGCGGAATACTGTTTGGGAACTATGTTAACAGTACAATATTCATTATAATCTCCTGGGTTATTTCGTATATGAGGTATAGAAACCGTATAGAGGATTTTATCAAGAGTAAGGAAATACAAGAAAAGAATGATGAATTGGAAAGGTTAAATAAAGAATTGGAGAAACTATCTTATATTGATTATCTGACGGGTATCTCCAATCGCACAATGTTTGATATAATCGTCAAAGAAGAGTGGAATAGGTGCAAACATCAACATGAACCTTTCTCGCTAATTATATTAGATATTGACTTTTTCAAGGAATATAATGATAACTATGGACACAGGGCAGGAGACAGTTGCATAAAAAAGATTGCCGAAGTTCTTTCAAATTTTGCAGAAAGGTCACATTTTACTGTAGCGAGATATGGGGGAGATGAATTCGCTATTTTGCTTCCATATACTGATAAAGAAAAGGCATTCAGTTTTGCTGAAGATACGAGAAGAGATGTGGAAAAGCTCAATATTGAACATGCCTATTCCTCAGCAGCCGACCATGTGACAATAAGTCTTGGGGTCAATACTATAATTCCATCTGATGAATCTTCAATTGAGGAATTTTTCGATACTGCTGATAAAGCTTTATACAAAGCTAAAGAAAACGATCGAAACTGTATTTTTATGATTAATTAA
- a CDS encoding O-acetyl-ADP-ribose deacetylase, which yields MPLEIIRNDITKVHADAIVNAANPSLLGGGGVDGAIHRAAGPELLEECRTLGGCQVGQAKITKGYKLPAKYVIHTVGPIWQGGNHNEEALLAACYRNSLNLAKIYNLESIAFPLISTGAYGYPKDKALRTAISVIGDFLLNNNEMLVFLVIYDKASLIISEKLFKSIKKYIDDKYIKDHFIERRSRVEEEQPDIVKYIDNRMMAPAEVFETAKKRKRSLNDVINNMDETFSQMLLRLIDEKGMTDTEVYKRANVDRKLFSKIRNNIYYKPSKRTAIAFAIALKLNLDETKDLLLKAGYALSHSSKFDIIIEYFIEEGNYNIFEINEALFTFDQDLLGV from the coding sequence ATGCCACTTGAAATAATACGTAATGATATAACAAAAGTTCATGCTGATGCTATTGTCAATGCCGCAAACCCTTCCCTGCTTGGTGGCGGAGGAGTTGATGGGGCAATCCATCGGGCAGCAGGACCTGAATTACTTGAAGAATGCCGTACACTTGGAGGCTGCCAGGTAGGCCAGGCAAAGATAACAAAAGGATATAAACTTCCTGCTAAGTATGTAATACATACTGTGGGGCCGATCTGGCAAGGAGGAAACCATAATGAAGAAGCTTTACTTGCAGCCTGTTACAGAAATTCTCTTAACTTGGCTAAAATATACAACCTGGAGAGCATTGCATTTCCGCTGATTTCTACAGGTGCATACGGTTATCCCAAAGATAAGGCACTAAGGACTGCAATTTCGGTTATTGGAGACTTTCTGTTAAATAATAATGAAATGTTGGTTTTTCTTGTTATATACGATAAGGCATCGCTTATAATATCTGAAAAGCTCTTCAAGTCTATAAAAAAATATATCGATGACAAGTACATAAAAGATCATTTTATTGAACGAAGAAGCAGGGTTGAAGAAGAACAGCCCGATATAGTGAAATATATAGATAACCGGATGATGGCACCGGCGGAGGTTTTTGAAACTGCAAAAAAGCGCAAACGTAGTCTAAATGATGTAATAAATAATATGGATGAAACCTTCTCACAAATGTTGTTGCGTTTAATAGACGAAAAGGGAATGACAGATACAGAAGTCTATAAAAGAGCTAATGTTGACCGGAAACTTTTTTCAAAAATTCGCAATAATATTTACTACAAACCTAGCAAGCGTACCGCAATTGCTTTTGCCATTGCTCTTAAACTGAATCTTGATGAAACTAAAGACCTGTTGCTCAAAGCCGGTTATGCACTTTCCCACAGCAGCAAATTTGACATTATTATAGAATACTTCATTGAAGAAGGAAACTACAATATTTTTGAGATAAATGAAGCTTTGTTTACTTTTGACCAGGATCTTCTAGGTGTATAG
- a CDS encoding VWA domain-containing protein: protein MKKGLTELVFILDRSGSMSGLESDTIGGFNGMLEKQRKESGEAIVTTVLFDDRYELLHDRINIRGIAPITDKEYYVRGSTALLDAVGRTINKIINVQKHTAEDERAEHVMFVIITDGMENASREYSYEKVRQMIEHQKNKYGWEFIFLGANIDAVATAERFGICGDRAVDYNADSEGILLSYTVVNDVVKEFRSNRKISENWKDPIEEDFIKRGGRR, encoded by the coding sequence ATGAAAAAGGGATTAACTGAGCTGGTTTTTATTTTAGACAGAAGCGGTTCAATGAGCGGCCTTGAAAGTGACACAATAGGCGGTTTCAATGGGATGCTTGAAAAGCAAAGGAAAGAATCTGGAGAGGCTATAGTAACCACTGTACTTTTTGACGACAGGTATGAATTGCTGCATGACCGCATTAATATCCGGGGTATAGCACCAATAACAGATAAAGAATATTATGTTCGGGGCAGTACTGCATTATTGGATGCTGTTGGCAGGACTATCAATAAAATAATAAATGTGCAAAAGCATACTGCAGAGGATGAACGTGCGGAACATGTTATGTTTGTAATAATAACTGATGGTATGGAAAATGCCAGCCGGGAATATAGCTATGAAAAAGTACGTCAAATGATAGAACACCAGAAAAACAAATATGGATGGGAGTTTATTTTTCTTGGGGCAAACATTGACGCTGTAGCAACTGCTGAACGATTTGGTATCTGCGGGGATAGGGCAGTTGATTATAATGCGGATAGCGAAGGTATTTTACTTAGTTATACTGTAGTTAACGATGTGGTGAAAGAATTTCGTTCCAATCGAAAAATATCTGAAAACTGGAAAGACCCTATTGAAGAGGATTTCATAAAACGTGGCGGCAGGAGATAA
- a CDS encoding S-layer homology domain-containing protein, translating into MVKKAFALILAIIMIVSTLPLDVSAASSEDFQDTPAPEHWSAKALKAAVENGLLRGSDGKLNPGGNLLRAEMAAVINRAFGAIRQADLSSHCRRFRCQDL; encoded by the coding sequence ATGGTCAAAAAAGCATTTGCTCTTATACTTGCAATTATTATGATTGTCAGTACACTGCCTCTTGACGTGAGTGCGGCTTCATCCGAAGATTTCCAGGACACGCCTGCGCCGGAACACTGGTCGGCAAAGGCTTTAAAAGCAGCCGTAGAAAATGGCCTTTTAAGGGGAAGTGACGGCAAACTGAATCCTGGAGGAAATCTGCTGAGAGCGGAAATGGCAGCGGTAATAAACCGTGCTTTTGGTGCAATTCGTCAAGCAGATTTAAGTTCGCATTGCAGGAGGTTTCGATGTCAGGACCTATGA
- a CDS encoding S-layer homology domain-containing protein, which yields MSWRNEQGEIEWDNERVHAMAWMIKNGLIEGTGDGRIQPEELITRAEAVVALYNMLGKGDMPEKLDESINPDITFEDVPESAPYHEAVMHFAKAGVINGIEKGIFDPDGFIGITWYEWGNELNGLFERFDKALGISSVDVKTYNELIEALAKKYITEINIKDNITITDDIVIGTSEKCVDEGNTLTVASDKKLVVNYGCELRVNGILMNNGTVIEYGAVMAPPGSHWNQHIQGNEIVRFVNMMNFAHEIVKAMEGYGLEAPSEQELDGYRQIENWPTMPVDEADYAFVVKHAVLKPTENAHDQNKKYWEPYKRITHGEAREILAKICGAIRIGVELPESVSVDGYEDETLINFASDDLNRLINAFIKALGPVTDSDTEEYVGRLPTMNLYKNRIKGGQSIWQRNIQGKQPL from the coding sequence ATGTCGTGGAGAAATGAACAGGGTGAGATTGAATGGGATAACGAACGGGTTCATGCTATGGCCTGGATGATTAAGAACGGATTAATTGAAGGAACAGGGGATGGCAGAATCCAACCGGAAGAACTCATTACCCGCGCTGAAGCAGTGGTTGCACTGTACAATATGCTTGGTAAGGGAGATATGCCGGAAAAGCTTGATGAAAGTATAAATCCGGATATTACCTTTGAAGATGTTCCAGAAAGTGCTCCATATCATGAAGCAGTTATGCACTTTGCCAAAGCAGGTGTCATCAATGGAATCGAGAAAGGTATATTTGATCCTGACGGCTTTATTGGCATTACATGGTATGAATGGGGTAATGAATTAAACGGCCTTTTTGAAAGATTTGATAAAGCACTGGGTATAAGCAGTGTAGACGTGAAAACTTATAATGAATTAATCGAAGCTCTTGCTAAAAAATACATTACAGAGATAAATATTAAAGATAACATTACAATCACTGATGATATTGTAATAGGTACCAGCGAAAAATGTGTCGATGAAGGCAATACTCTTACGGTTGCCAGTGATAAAAAATTAGTCGTTAACTATGGATGCGAGCTTAGGGTAAATGGTATCCTGATGAACAATGGCACTGTCATCGAATATGGAGCGGTGATGGCTCCTCCTGGCAGTCATTGGAATCAACACATACAAGGCAATGAAATAGTAAGATTTGTTAATATGATGAATTTTGCCCATGAAATAGTCAAAGCCATGGAGGGTTACGGTCTCGAAGCACCCAGTGAGCAGGAATTGGATGGATACCGTCAAATAGAAAACTGGCCAACCATGCCCGTAGATGAGGCTGATTATGCATTTGTGGTTAAACATGCCGTTTTAAAGCCAACTGAGAATGCTCATGACCAGAATAAAAAATACTGGGAGCCTTACAAGCGTATAACCCACGGAGAGGCTCGAGAAATATTGGCGAAAATCTGTGGAGCAATCAGGATAGGAGTAGAGTTGCCTGAGTCGGTAAGCGTTGATGGCTATGAAGATGAAACGTTGATTAACTTTGCCTCAGACGACCTTAACAGATTGATTAATGCATTCATCAAAGCCCTTGGCCCGGTTACCGACAGCGATACTGAAGAATATGTCGGCAGGCTTCCTACCATGAATTTATATAAAAACAGAATAAAAGGAGGTCAATCAATATGGCAGAGGAATATTCAGGGAAAACAGCCATTATAA
- a CDS encoding S-layer homology domain-containing protein: MTETEKLFLFPFDSNFEDIDKNAYYYNEVGIVKELGITKGIGNNRFNPTENITRQDMMVLSARVLEKLKNLKVAEFSDVLDKFTDKMDIAENEINKSEKLIKSPFDKIQIFMI; the protein is encoded by the coding sequence TTGACGGAAACAGAAAAGTTATTTCTGTTCCCATTTGATAGCAACTTTGAAGATATAGATAAGAATGCCTATTACTATAATGAGGTAGGCATTGTTAAAGAACTTGGAATAACAAAAGGCATCGGCAACAACCGGTTCAATCCTACAGAAAATATTACTCGACAGGATATGATGGTGCTTTCTGCACGTGTCCTGGAAAAACTTAAGAATCTTAAGGTAGCAGAGTTTTCTGATGTATTGGATAAATTCACAGATAAAATGGATATAGCCGAAAATGAAATTAACAAATCAGAGAAATTAATCAAATCTCCTTTTGATAAAATTCAAATATTTATGATATAA